In a genomic window of Telopea speciosissima isolate NSW1024214 ecotype Mountain lineage chromosome 5, Tspe_v1, whole genome shotgun sequence:
- the LOC122662411 gene encoding zinc finger protein GIS2-like, translated as MSPRSRSRSPRDRRIRTERFSYRDAPYKKERRGFSQGNLCKNCKRPGHYARECPNAAVCNNCGLPGHIASECTTKSLCWNCREPGHMASDCTNEGICHTCGKAGHRAKDCTATPLPPGDMRLCNNCYKQGHIAADCTNDKACNNCRKTGHLARDCQNEPICNLCNISGHMARQCPKAEVLGDRVAGGRSSGYRDVVCRNCHQVGHMSRDCMGQLMICHNCGGRGHLAFECPSARFMDRGPRRY; from the exons ATGAGCCCGCGCAGCAGGAGCAGGAGTCCACGGGATCGTAGGATCCGCACTGAGCGCTTTTCCTACCGTGATGCACCTTACAAAAAGGAACGTCGGGGTTTCAG CCAAGGAAATCTGTGCAAAAACTGCAAGCGGCCGGGTCATTATGCAAGAGAATGCCCTAATGCAGCTGTTTGCAACAACTGCGGTCTCCCTGG GCACATTGCATCCGAGTGTACCACCAAGTCATTATGCTGGAACTGTCGGGAGCCAGGCCACATGGCCAGCGACTGTACTAATGAGGGCATTTGCCATACGTGCGGCAAGGCTGGCCATCGTGCCAAAGATTGCACAGCTACTCCGCTGCCACCAGGGGACATGAGGTTGTGCAACAATTGCTATAAGCAAGGTCATATTGCTGCAGATTGTACAAATGACAAGGCATGCAACAACTGCAGGAAGACGGGCCACCTGGCACGTGATTGCCAAAATGAACCCATCTGCAACTTGTGCAACATTTCTGGGCATATGGCTAGGCAATGCCCAAAGGCTGAAGTTCTAGGAGACAGGGTTGCTGGGGGTCGCAGCAGCGGTTACCGAGATGTAGTCTGCCGGAATTGTCATCAGGTGGGTCACATGAGCAGGGATTGCATGGGCCAATTGATGATCTGCCACAACTGTGGTGGCCGAGGGCACTTGGCATTTGAGTGCCCTTCTGCTCGATTTATGGACCGTGGACCTCGACGTTACTGA